One Schistocerca cancellata isolate TAMUIC-IGC-003103 chromosome 1, iqSchCanc2.1, whole genome shotgun sequence genomic region harbors:
- the LOC126163159 gene encoding protein odd-skipped-like translates to MKVKRHAVSLLKLWMYNHHHIKTSKAVIVLMWMCWMVYALGNNVKKQQHQQQQQHHHHHHHHHHLPMPLKAGMEEERGLVMGT, encoded by the exons atgaaagtgaagag ACATGCAGTCTCTCTTCTCAAATTGTGGATGTACAACCATCACCACATCAAAACATCGAAGGCTGTTATAGTCTTGATGTGGATGTGCTGGATGGTGTATGCATTGGGGAACAATGTGAAGAAGCAGcagcaccagcaacaacaacagcatcaccaccaccaccaccaccaccaccacctacccaTGCCACTCAAAGCAGGGATGGAAGAAGAAAGAGGCCTGGTGATGGGTACATGA
- the LOC126093298 gene encoding uncharacterized protein LOC126093298 produces MPKLSHGARSAASCVEIGCVLCRTKMAASGTDVQSKLALLALLVLNDAEIHATERRRKKEWTKNWIKRRNAGKGVLSMLHKELRIEDRTSFANFIRMDVLVFEELLRMVSPLIQKKDTVMRQAITARERLAVTLRFLATGNTYKDLAYSTRIANNTLSRMIPETLMAIASVLGDNAIQCPRDPAEWKVIEDGFHSLWQFPHCIGALDGKHVKFRPLRSDGSSFRNYKGHDSIVLLALVDANYKFLFVDIGRNGRMNDGAIFRESALFMKLMDGSLNLPPKSPLPGSDICVPYMFVADDAFALKENLMKPYPERDMTPEKRIFNYRICRARRVVENAFGIMSNKFRILLQTIPLSVSKVELITKVCCLLHNFVLARNSQGYIPPNVDELPCLPGIATQGANHSAASAREVRPHLTWYFNTVGRVPWQERCVQEGNR; encoded by the exons atgccgaagctctcccacggtgcaagatcggcagctagttgtgttgaGATTGGCTGCGTGTTGtgtcgaacgaagatggctgcttcaggtacagatgttcagagcaaactggcatTATTAGCTcttttggtgctaaacgatgcagaaatacATGCtactgagagaagaagaaagaaagaatggacgaaaaactggattaagaggagaaacgctgggaaaggtgtgctctccatgcttcataaagagttgag gatagaagatcgcacatcctttgcaaattttattcgaatggatgtattggtatttgaaGAACTGCTTCGTATGGTTTCGCCTTTGATTCAGAAGAAAGACACGGTGATGCGTCAGGCAATTACGGCGCGGGAAAG GCTTGCTGTCACACTGCGTTTCCTAGCGACTGGAAACACTTACAAAGATTTGGCCTATTCTACACGAATAGCGAACAACACGCTCTCCCGTATGATACCAGAGACTTTGATGGCCATAGCAAGCGTGTTAGGAGATAATGCTATACAG TGTCCACGTGATCCTGCCGAGTGGAAAGTAATAGAAGATGGGTTCCACAGCCTCTGGCAATTCCCGCATTGCATTGGAGCACTTGATGGGAAACATGTCAAGTTTAGGCCTCTGCGCTCTGATGGTTCATCATTCAGAAACTACAAAGGTCACGACAGCATAGTTCTTTTAGCTCTAGTAGATGCTaattataaatttttgtttgtggacATTGGCAGAAATGGAAGAATGAATGATGGTGCAATATTCAGAGAGAGTGCCTTGTTCATGAAACTCATGGATGGTTCATTAAATTTGCCACCAAAGTCTCCACTTCCAGGTAGTGACATCTGTGTTCCCTACATGTTTGTGGCAGATGATGCTTTTGCgttaaaggaaaatttaatgaaaccATATCCTGAACGTGACATGACAcctgaaaaaagaatttttaactacagAATTTGTAGAGCACGTAGAGTTGTGGAAAATGCCTTTGGCATAatgtcaaacaaattcagaattttgctGCAGACTATTCCACTATCTGTTTCCAAAGTAGAGCTCATTACAAAAGTGTGTTGCTTGCTACATAATTTTGTACTTGCCAGAAACTCTCAAGGATATATCCCTCCAAATGTAGATGAATTACCATGTCTTCCTGGCATTGCTACTCAGGGTGCAAATCATAGTGCAGCCAGTGCAAGAGAAGTGAGACCACATCTGACATGGTATTTCAATACTGTTGGCAGAGTTCCATGGCAGGAAAGGTGTGTTCAGGAAGGTAACAGATAA